ACCAGTCATTTCCATGGCAATAAAGCCAACCAACAAGGTAAAAATACTTGAAtttactcatttttattttcatgcaattttatttttacttttatgtattttttcaagCCGTTACTCACATACATTTCTGATTTAAGTGTTTTACTtctcttatatttatttatttatcagatgTTGGGATTGTGGGATGGGAGGGATAAACTGACACTATAATAAAGTtgtttgctactttttttctcatcactTACTAAATAAAGAGTATTAAGAATAAttttctgtaaaaatcaatatataataatctATCTACTcaacttttctctcctcttgttATCCTGATTCCAACCAGAATGACCTGGATAAATTCTCCAAAGGTATAAACCGTTTCACCAGAGAAGATCCCACCTTCCGGGTGCATTTTGACACAGAGAGCAAAGAAACCATCATCTCAGGAATGGGAGAGCTGCATCTGGAAATCTACTCGCAGGTATTCATTCAGTCAGAGCAGCTGAGTTCAAGACATCCtgcagtaaatatatatacactaccggtcaaaagttttagaacacctcaatttttccagttttttattgaaattcaagcagttcaagtcaaatgaacagcttgaaagggtccaaaggtaagtggtgaactgccagaggtaaataaaaaaaggtaagcttaaccaaaactgaaagataatgtacatttcagaattatacaagtaggcctttttcagggaacaagaaatgggttaacaacttaactctatggagtcttgggctattttgtccattttttaattcttttcatgtctttgtaagtcattttgtgtctttttagtcattttgtgtctttttttagtcattttgtgtcttttggtgtcttttttttttgtcattttgtgtctttttttgtcattttgtgtctttttttttgtcattttgtgtcttttttttgtcattttgtgtctttttttagtcattttgtgtcttttggtgtcttttttttagtcattttgtgtcttttggtgtcttttttttagtcattttgtgtcttttggtgtcttttttttagtcattttgtgtcttttggtgtcttttttttgtcattttgtgtcttttttttggtcattttgtgtcttttttttggtcattttgtgtctttttttagtcattttgtgtcttttggtgtcttttttttagtcattttgtgtcttttggtgtcttttttttagtcattttgtgtcttttttttgtcattttgtgtctttttttagtcatttagtccaacataaaatatgattttgaatcttttttttactttcaaaacactatcatgctcaataaaactttttaaatgttgcaaatatgcattaatttcagagtacactgagacattaaactgcataattttcatttaaattcaggaaaagttggtgttctaaaacttttgaccagtagtgtatatatattataacagAACATATTATCAAAGATCACTGCACTACAAGCCAAATGCTGCTGAGCTCCAGAGTTTATGGAGTGAGATCTCTGGACCGAACGCTGCAAAAAAGCCGATCAAATTCAAGCAAAGAGACATGAGCATGTGTTTTAAATAAGCACTTTGGCTGCCAGTGCACAAAGTGATTTTCACTTAagatttctttaaataaatcagGATGTGGAGCCACCGGCAATCTTAAAATCtgataaaatatgcaaaaagtCAGCCCTCAAAGGAAAACAGCACTCAAATTggtgaaaatattacttaaaataGGCAAAACGCCAACAGAACAAGAAAATGTTACatgcaaaaaactaaattgagtCTCACAGAACCCAGATGGGATTTAgagaaaatattttacattattttttttttatggttgagggatgcagaaaaacaaagctATCTTAACAGAAAAAAGCAAGTGTATACAGGTgcttctcaataaattagaatatcatagaaaagtttgtcagtaattcaatttaaaaaagtggaaataacacattatgtagatccattacacacataatgaaacatttcatgtcttcatttatttaatttcttctaaatatgattatggcttacatttaatgaagacctaaaagtcagtgtctcaaaaaacatttaacattacaaaagaccaattttaaaaagtatgtttaatatggaaatgttgtccatctatatgagtCAATACTTGGTTTctggctatttgacttgaactactggaaattaatTTAGGATTTTTCACTGTTTGCAGTGCAGGAAATCAGACTGAACATTAAATGGATATACCATAAAATAGTATTATAAAATAGTTTTCGGTAAccctttataataaggtccttaataaccattaattaacaagtaataaggcattgttctcgctttagatccggtagttgcaaaaagcatagttaacttatagttaacttataatagatgagcaataaagtatattttaatatcaataagcaaacaaaataagattaataaaggcatggcaaagacataatgggtgggtcatgggtgtttgtaacgccattattaacacttatataagcttataaacacacaataatgttaataagcatcttgtaaggacttacaagggccttattacttgttaattaatggttattacaaggaccttcatataaagcgttacctctACTTTATGTGATGCCTAATTTCTAGCAAAGCTTtaaaggtgtacctaataaagtaatttatcaAAATATTGTTGACACTATTGACAGGAGGGATTATTCTTATGAGTAATGTAGTTtctgtataattatttttagtcacattaaatgcaacacagtgcTGCTTTTTCTGTTCAGTATGATTGTTTTGATGTTGGTCATTTGTTAAATCAattgccattattaacacttatataagcttataaacacacaatgttaataagcatcttgtaaggacttacaaggaccttaatataaagcgtttcCGAGTTTTCTATCACTGTCCGTTTAAATCTGATGCATCTGacctgtgtttctgtctgttgtcTCAGAGGATGGAGAGGGAATATAACTGTCCCTGTGTGATGGGAAAACCCAAAGTAGCTTTCAGAGAGACGATCACCAGCCCCGTGCAGTAAGTACACACTGAAAACTCTGGCAATTGtctgtatatacattttattttggctaAAATACAGTACAACAATAGTAGCACAACGTAAGGACATCATCATTATATATGATGGTTCTTTACTTGCAGCATTTCTGCTCCAATATTTGAATACAAGATGTTGTTAAAGCAGTGAGATGGATTTCAGCAGGTTAGTTGTTTGTGTTTGGAGGTTTTTCACACCGGTGAGGCAGCTGCTCCATCTGCAGCACTGTAACGCCCCCTGCAGGAGACCAGGTGAACAGCAGCTTCCAGTGGATGATTTCCTgcaaaaaattaacagaacacaTGAATCGGGCTGTAAAACTTTATCACATTGTGCATATTTAGCACGAGAGGAAGTGTTACTATCAGTTAACTGGTTCCAGACTCATTTACTGTAAAGGTGCTGAAGTTTTAGCTGCTTTATTAACCGGTTATTCTGATAAACAATACTTCATTTATCAGAAGATGTAGCAAAGCTTTACTGTTAACAGCTTTACAAATGGTGTATATTTAGTTAAgttatgcttttttattttgagcatGAGTACCACaaaaattaaactgaaaaaacaaacgaaTACAATGAGAAcagtcaaaacaacaataagaaaaatgaataatgTGAATCCAACATGTctgaaaaggagtaggatgaagcatatgcttatttaaatctctccactactcaattaacactcTTTCTCCCCAAACACATATTtgtataatacatatttacaaaaaaagaatataaacaaatgcatatacttgtataatacatatttacaaaaaaaagaatataaacaaatgcacatatttgtataatacatatttacaaaaaaagaatataaacaaatgcatatatttgtataatgcatatttacaaaaaaaagaatataaacaaatgcatatatttgtataatgcatatttacaaaaaaaagaatataaacaaatgcatatatttGCTTCCTTAGCTGTTTAAatcactgtaaaataataaaataagagtTTTTGTGGCATATTAGTCTGAACAAGAAAAGCtaagataaacaaacaataataataataataataataataataataagtggttACCTGGGAAACCATCTCGTGCAGCAGTATGTGACAGTCAAACTTCAGCTGGTCGTTCTCAGTCGCCTGCAGCAGACAAGGATAAAAATTATGGAAACTGAGCCCAATACTAATGTTTCGTCCTCACATCTGCTGAAAACTTTTCATCATGGCAGAATATTTGGTGGGTCATGAATGCAAAAACTGCTTTGTATGTCTGAAGAAGGTCCATGAGTGAAACCTTGTGcctctaaagcagtagttctcaacctttttgagtcgcgacccccaatttaacatgcatgttgtccacgacccccgctcactgaacacaatctcacacgcactgttcagatcacccaaagaagaaacaaaatgaccaaaaaaagtaaacaaattgaccaaaaaagacacaaaatgaccagaaaagtcacaaaatgaccaaaaaaaggacacaaattgaccaaaaaagacacaaattgaccaaaaaagaccaaaaataacaaaaaaaagaaacaaaataaccccaaaaagaaaaaaaattaccaaaaaaagacacaaaaagactaaaaaaagacacaaaatgaccaaaaaggaaacaaaatgaccaaaaaaagacacaaaatgacaaaaaaggacacaaattgaccaaaaaaagacacaaaatgaccaaaaaaagaaacaaaataacccaaaaaagaaaaaaataccaaaaaaagacacaaaaagactaaaaaaaagacacaaaatgaccaaaaaaagacacaaaatgacaaaaaatgaccaaaaaagacacaaaatgactaaaaataacacaaaattacaaaaaaaacccacaaaaagacattaagtgaccaaaaagacaaaaacactttaacacagtggagacagagctgacttccaaaatgatttggcgacccccagaaatcatctcgcgaccccaattggggtcccgaccccaaggttgagaatagctgctctatcgAAACAGAGTGTGCagattctttacatttttatcaccCAATTTGACAATCAAGAGCTCTAaatttatgggggaaaaaacacactcacaataCTTGACCCAGCTTGTGAGAGGAGGAGTCTCAGACCTACCAGCTGGGTGATGTTGGCCACCTGAGCCATGTTGAACAGCGTGTTCTCAGTGGATTCCCTCAGCATGACGAAGCTGGACGCCACCTGGCCGAGGTGCCAGAAAGGCTTCATGTCGGGGTCGATGTGCCCGTAGCTGTCTGTTGGTCAGAGCGccactgtgtgaaagtgtgaaataactgaaaacatgtcttgtattttagattcctcaaagtaaccaccctttgcttactagaatataagacatgttttcagttatttcacacttttttgttaagtacataattccacatgtgttcattaatagttttgatgaatcacaatgtaaatagtcatgaaaataaagaaaatgcattgaatgagaaggtgtgtccaaacttttggcctgtactgtacactatataaaaagacatgtatgctttttttctcactgtctgacatgaaatcagacaatcacttttcctgttttaggtccgttgcatgtttcaggtgtgccttaaaatacctccacaggtgtgtctctcattaactctaatgttgtcaatgaaccagtcagaaccaaggttattatagttaacgaaaactaacgaaataacgaaaactagaattgaaaaaacatttttgttaactgaaataaaaataaaaactagagtttttaaaaaaacgataactaactgaaactgtattgtgtggttacaaaactaactaaaactaactaaaattatagtggaaatgtccttagtttttgtttttgtcaactttgttCATTCacaattcagtgtttctatttgaacatgcaacacatggtgaatatgtttactgagactgggatgtttacactagaaccaaaataaaaaaaaagttaataaccttattggggttgagatgataaaccaaaggaaataaaggcaaaatttattatgaccactttgaacccaacacacccaacacatagcccattacaaaaaaactaaaactaataaaaacttaactaaaactagaaaactcactcttaaaactaactaaaactaactgaatttgaaaacaaaaattcacaacgaaattaaaactaaaactaatgaaaaatccaaaactattctaaccttgatcagaagcttccaaagacatgacagcatcatctgggctttcccaacttgtttcaaggcataataatgttatattagtgtatgtaaacttctgactttgaagaaagtcataaaaaatagtctaaaaaaatccttctctgaTTATTCTGGCATtgagcaaatagaaataattttggtaatcctaacggacctaaaacaggaaaagtgattgtctgatttcatgtcagacagtgagaaaaaaagcatatgtgtctttttaaatattgtatgtaaacttctggtttcaactgtatatactTCATATAGTACGTCATGTGCAGCAGGGCTGGGCCATATGATCATATAAGCTCTGAGTTTTgcagataaataaaatctatggagaaggaaaaaaatactctttAACCCTAACCTCTTTGTTATAACCAGTGGTGTATAATTTATTAGCCAAAACGGCAGCCATCTGtccttaaaaaatgcattttgcacCTCTTTTTTTATTCGTAATACATTTACCGCCCCTCTTATCTCAAAAGTCCAGGTCTGTTTGAAGATGTAGGCTTcgcctttatttttaattatattctcTATAATTTCACTTTGAACTTTTGTTAATTTTGCACTTAAGTtcttaataaaaatagaagataTGCAGTACTTtgatttaattgtatttaattaaagGAAGAGTACAATGTTGCACACAAAAATAGGCTTTATTATGCGATTATTTAAAATAGATGAATTAGTCAATATTACTTGGATTccagaaaacataataaattgtGATATATATCAATACCAAGATATAATTTAAGCTGTATTAGGATAGAAAActttggccatatcgcccagccctaatgtgcaggagatgacatcatcaggtttCATAATGTCCGTCAGTTATGTTGTGATAGTATTGCTAAAAAGGAAAACTACATATAGTACTAACAGAGTAGAAATCCCAGAACGCTGCAATATCAAAAAGTCCATGTTGTGAAATATGAGACTTTGTGTGTTAATGAGCAGCAGAAGCATGCAGCGGTTGTTTCCCCGTACGTACCAGGTAGATTCTGAGCCGACAGCAGGGTTTGGTTCGTCTTGTACTGGTTGTGTAAAGCCTCTTCTTGAGCTTTAGTGTCGTTTTTAAGGAGGTCCCCACACGACGCCTGGACCTGCGGCGCTCCCTGCCGCTCGCCCCTCGGAAACAAAACCTCCGCAGAGCATTTCTCTGTCGTCTGGatgcatgaaaaaacatttaaaaaaaagggattcAAATGTTAGAAAGGCCACGAAACTCGATCAAAGGTTTTCTCTGCATCTAACGTTAAAAGTAAAAGATTTATATCACTGTTCTGTGCATAATCTATTATGTTTAAAGTACGTCTGATgttatcagaaaaaaatctacCTGGTATGAAACCACATTGATCATCATCTATTATATCAGGCCCAATATCTTTCAGTCTATTAGCTATAATTgaagttattattgttttttttctttttctctttcttttccttaatgaaacaattcattgaataagcaaacaattaaaaatgaatatcttatttacttatttatttattcttttggcattgcctcttgtaaaaaatgcataaatgtggcaggatgaattgaatattcatatatttgtaatttcataacctgcaataaagtaataataaaaaaaaaatgttagaaagGCAGGTTTGATAAGAAAGGAGCGGTGGCGAGTGTACAGAGCTAAGGCGTGGTCCTGGGTTACCATGGCAACCAATAAATCAAGGTTGCACCACACTGCCTCCTTTTATCTGCTGTTTAGTTAAACCCTGTCAGACCTGCTGACTCTAAAGCCAGAGATTATAGATTATTTACTTTAGACTAAGACATACccctgagattttttttaaatacctgtaCATAAGTGCAGTGACAATTAAATgacattaactcttaaaatgtTGAGGGTAAAtgccagaaaaacagaaattgtgccttttttttaaagaagtgaaTTGGAAAAGTCCCCTAAAGTAAAGTTTGCAGAGCAGAATAGTCAAAGATTTTCAGTGATCTGATTTAGGAACAGTATTTGTATTCAGATATATAATTCTCTCTTTATTTTCAGGCTACTTTGTTCATATCAGGGCAGGAATAACagtctgtaaaaacaaaaattcaaccCAATCTAAGGCACAGAtgaacagtcatggaaaaaaattattggacctcccttgttttcttcaatttcttttttcattttaatgtctggtacaactgaagCTAAATTTGTTTGGAACAACAGAAttagcttataagagtttaacttaagagctgatatctagacattttccatggttttcttgataatgattttggttattatcaagaaaaccatggaaaatggctagatatcagctctgaaattaaactcttataagctaattttgttattatattactaACTAATGTACCTTTTAattgtagcaggcattaaaatgaacaagaaattgaagaaatttAACCATGTGTAAGCCAAGTGTGATTAAAAATCATGATCATTTCTTACATTTCCAATAATCTCCTGCACCGAAATCTCCAGCTGATACTTTCTCCCAGAGTCTGCCACATCCTAGAAGAAGTCAGAAACCGTTAATAGAAAGTTCAAACTTCACTGTAACCTGGACAGAAACAGTTAAAGTGGAGCTGACCTCTGCGTTCCCTCTGAGCACGCTGTGCAGACCAAACAGGCGGTAAGGAGAGCCGTGGCGGGTGTTGAGGTAGTGTTGGACCACCTTGGCGGCCCTCTGGGCGGGGTAGTGGTTGGGGTTCAGCTCTCCGGTCGCCATCACATCCTCTTCAGCCTCCTCGTCCACTAGAACGTCCTGCTGGTGTTGCAGAAGggtagaaagagagaaaacagacgGACAGTGAGAGAGGGAATGATGAAATGAGTGAAGTGGAACAGAAGCTGCTTTAATAAACAGGGAGGGGCTTCAGACTCCTGCAGGACTTTGACCCTCAGCAGGGTGGAGCTTCTGTCTCCAGATAAGAAACAGACTCAAGGAGAACATCCATTCAGCTCAgtgggaaggaaagaagaagtCTCAGAAACAGTTCAGGGTGAAAAAGGAATTAGATAAAAGGATCTTGCCTGTAACTGAAAGCTGAAACTCCTTGCTGCCTGTTACTTTGACAGGTGGAAACTTTCTCTCCGCTGCTCCTCATGCAAGTGGAAATATCACTTCCCACTTCCTCTGACAGCAGAGCTCAGCAAGGACCGCCCTcttcttaaagagacagagcTCTTTTCTGTCGTTTCCTGCCCTTCCTATTCAGTCAGCTTTACATAACAGGAGGGCTGCAGCAAATTatcaattaatatatatatatatatatatatatatatatatatatatagagtttATAAAATGGTGCAGATACCAACTGTATCTGACACTAAATACCAATAAAAAGATcatgagaaaacaaaagttcacCAATACCTGTAATActtgaaattaaaattattttatgtctaAGAAATAAACAAGTATATGCATACtttaatatttactttaattttaatttaatttggtgATAATTGTAATTATATAAAAGAAGAAATGTCTTTGTTTGCAGTTGTAATGCCAACTatcagtgtatttttggtattAGCTGATGATGTTGGtactttgatttgattgatgcATCGTTTTCACAGAGACTATAAACTGTTTATGACATAATTTCAGGTTTAACAGCAGTGTGGCGTTCAATACCACTAGAATGAAGAAAATatgcttaaccctttatgggacaaagaactatatttggtaacttcaggtaatatttagagaaaaaagttgcaaatttaagagattaaagtgttgaatctgggagaaaagttgcttttttccccacttttttctcgtaaatctgtgacttttttctagtagatttgccactttaaatcacttaaatatgcaactttttttcttgtagatttgccactttaatctagcaaatttgcaacttttttctcgaaatattccctgaagttaccaaatatagttctttgcctgataaagggttaaacagagCGGATTGGAGATTGCGTCACACTGCTTCAACATGTGGATGTTTTGTCCCACGTCTCTGCAGGTTTGACTTCACCCATAAGAAGCAGAGTGGCGGCTCTGGGCAGTACGGTAAAGTCATCGGGGTCCTGGAGCCCCTGGAGCTGGAGCTCAGCACCAAGGTGGAGTTTGAGGACCAGACTGTTGGAACCAACGTCCCAAAGCAGTTTGTACCAGCTGTTGAAAAGGTTTGTTTCCTGACTTTACTGCAGTGAAAGAACAGCAGCGTCAGTGTGAAGTCATATAAGATGCTTGAACCCAAATTAAAGACATGTGTCTTCATGCTGCAGGGCTTCAGGGACGCCTGTGAGAAGGGTCCCCTCAGCGGGCACAAGATCTCCGGGGTCCGCTTCGTCCTGGAAGATGGAGCCAATCACATGGTGGACTCCAACGAGTTATCCTTCATCCGTGCAGGAGAGGGCGCTCTAAAACAAGGTGAGGCTCACGTTAGCTCGGCTTCCTTCATTTGATCTCATTCTTTAAGACTTTCATGGTtaaaatttttacttttttacccttttatttgtcttttttatctctaactctgttttggattgagcttttattactattttattcttttttattttattttattttattgttttactgtttttagtattttattgttttcatttatacctatttgtgtatgatttattctattttaacccattgaagcctggaaagcggatacgtcgttttgtagtatttgtataagctctcaaatactttttgaatttcatttctatctgctacagaggctgaaaaacctattatttagtagaagagttgacacttttttttccagaatttttgcagaatt
This is a stretch of genomic DNA from Centropristis striata isolate RG_2023a ecotype Rhode Island chromosome 4, C.striata_1.0, whole genome shotgun sequence. It encodes these proteins:
- the lxn gene encoding latexin isoform X1 codes for the protein MSLGIVLVMVVLTGVTGSPSVTRRPETETTAHPNSVPETVEEPETFGQQDVLVDEEAEEDVMATGELNPNHYPAQRAAKVVQHYLNTRHGSPYRLFGLHSVLRGNAEDVADSGRKYQLEISVQEIIGNTTEKCSAEVLFPRGERQGAPQVQASCGDLLKNDTKAQEEALHNQYKTNQTLLSAQNLPDSYGHIDPDMKPFWHLGQVASSFVMLRESTENTLFNMAQVANITQLATENDQLKFDCHILLHEMVSQEIIHWKLLFTWSPAGGVTVLQMEQLPHRCEKPPNTNN
- the lxn gene encoding latexin isoform X3, with the protein product MATGELNPNHYPAQRAAKVVQHYLNTRHGSPYRLFGLHSVLRGNAEDVADSGRKYQLEISVQEIIGNTTEKCSAEVLFPRGERQGAPQVQASCGDLLKNDTKAQEEALHNQYKTNQTLLSAQNLPDSYGHIDPDMKPFWHLGQVASSFVMLRESTENTLFNMAQVANITQLATENDQLKFDCHILLHEMVSQEIIHWKLLFTWSPAGGVTVLQMEQLPHRCEKPPNTNN
- the lxn gene encoding latexin isoform X2 translates to MSLGIVLVMVVLTGVTGSPSVTRRPETETTAHPNSVPETVEEPETFGQDVLVDEEAEEDVMATGELNPNHYPAQRAAKVVQHYLNTRHGSPYRLFGLHSVLRGNAEDVADSGRKYQLEISVQEIIGNTTEKCSAEVLFPRGERQGAPQVQASCGDLLKNDTKAQEEALHNQYKTNQTLLSAQNLPDSYGHIDPDMKPFWHLGQVASSFVMLRESTENTLFNMAQVANITQLATENDQLKFDCHILLHEMVSQEIIHWKLLFTWSPAGGVTVLQMEQLPHRCEKPPNTNN